From one Chlamydiifrater phoenicopteri genomic stretch:
- a CDS encoding OmcB family cysteine-rich outer membrane protein → MSKLIKRVTTVLAITSLYGSCFASGSEPLPSVKNLVTQVRAESAQEKVLLVSSKKSRFERKGKKQILSQDSACASSQNGKRNGAKGENCYGKMCSVKINDNSNVEICQSVPEFATVGSPYPIEIVAVGKRDCVDVVITQQLPCDSEFISSEPATKLSSDKKLVWNIDKLSQGEKRKIVVWVKPLKEGCCVTAATVCACPELRSYTRCGQPVVCVRQEGPESACVRCPIVYKIQVTNTGSAVAKGVIVEDIIPEGLTHSSGKNVLTFNLGDMKPGESKTVNVELCAKQGGKYTNVATATFCGGQKCTANITTTVNEPCVQVNVSGPEWAYICKPVEYTITVSNPGNLVLYNVVVEDAVAQSSTIISAPGAEVCGNKAVWSVSELCPGETLQFKLTVKAQGIGKFTSGIRVKSDSDCGKCTSCAEISTVWKGLAATHMCVLDTNDPICIGETTVYRVCITNRGSADDTNVSLIMKFSRELQPVSVNGPTKGTISGNTVVFDAIPVLCSKESVEYCVTLKGVSAGDARGEAILSSDSLSTPVSDIENTHVY, encoded by the coding sequence ATGTCCAAACTCATAAAACGGGTGACAACAGTTCTAGCAATAACAAGTCTGTATGGTAGTTGCTTTGCTAGTGGATCCGAACCTTTACCCAGTGTTAAAAATTTAGTAACTCAAGTTAGAGCGGAGAGCGCTCAAGAGAAAGTTTTGCTTGTTTCTTCGAAAAAATCTCGCTTCGAACGTAAAGGCAAGAAACAGATCTTATCTCAAGATAGTGCTTGCGCTTCTAGCCAAAATGGGAAGCGTAATGGGGCTAAAGGTGAGAATTGTTACGGAAAAATGTGTTCCGTAAAGATTAACGATAATAGCAATGTAGAGATATGTCAGTCTGTGCCAGAGTTTGCTACAGTAGGTTCTCCATATCCTATCGAAATTGTTGCTGTAGGTAAGAGAGATTGTGTGGATGTGGTTATCACGCAGCAACTGCCTTGTGATTCAGAGTTTATAAGTTCGGAACCTGCAACAAAACTCAGTTCCGATAAGAAGTTAGTTTGGAATATAGATAAGCTCTCTCAAGGAGAAAAGCGAAAAATAGTTGTTTGGGTAAAGCCTTTAAAAGAAGGTTGTTGTGTTACTGCGGCAACAGTATGTGCTTGTCCCGAGTTGCGTTCCTATACTCGTTGTGGTCAGCCTGTTGTTTGCGTCCGTCAAGAAGGCCCAGAGTCTGCCTGTGTACGTTGTCCTATAGTGTATAAAATACAGGTAACAAATACAGGTTCTGCTGTGGCGAAGGGAGTGATCGTTGAGGATATTATACCAGAAGGACTCACTCACTCTTCAGGAAAAAATGTTCTTACATTTAACCTTGGAGATATGAAACCGGGGGAAAGCAAAACTGTTAACGTAGAATTATGTGCTAAGCAGGGCGGAAAATATACCAATGTTGCTACCGCAACTTTTTGTGGTGGTCAGAAATGCACAGCAAATATCACCACAACTGTTAATGAACCCTGTGTTCAAGTTAATGTAAGTGGTCCTGAATGGGCATATATTTGCAAGCCTGTGGAATATACGATAACAGTTTCTAATCCAGGAAATTTGGTTCTTTATAATGTTGTAGTAGAGGATGCTGTGGCTCAGTCTTCCACGATCATTTCAGCTCCTGGGGCAGAAGTGTGTGGGAATAAGGCGGTGTGGAGTGTTTCAGAACTTTGTCCAGGGGAAACTTTGCAGTTTAAGTTAACTGTAAAAGCTCAAGGCATCGGTAAGTTTACTAGCGGGATTAGAGTGAAATCTGATTCTGATTGTGGAAAATGTACTTCTTGTGCGGAAATTTCTACGGTTTGGAAAGGTTTGGCAGCGACACATATGTGTGTGCTTGATACCAATGATCCCATTTGCATAGGGGAGACCACTGTATACCGTGTTTGCATTACCAACAGAGGTTCTGCAGATGATACCAATGTTTCTTTAATTATGAAGTTTTCTAGGGAGCTGCAGCCGGTTTCTGTTAATGGTCCTACAAAAGGTACTATATCTGGAAATACTGTGGTTTTCGACGCTATTCCGGTTCTTTGTTCTAAAGAATCTGTGGAATATTGTGTGACATTGAAGGGTGTTTCCGCAGGAGATGCTAGGGGAGAGGCAATTCTTTCTTCAGACTCGTTGTCTACACCAGTCTCTGATATAGAAAACACTCATGTCTATTAA
- a CDS encoding S41 family peptidase yields the protein MTRFVRFFFTFLWIVPNFCLSLSTFLTEESVKKTADQLAQYHVDNKEISSSVLIRSLSCYMRTFDMNKVYLTEKEWKSNTQSTDIKRNLALNYKNHNFSAYLKINDTIKESIFRARSWRYEWQKNPVDLVNRAKEISSFEKHNEFSPSIQTLKERHLNFFLSYLSAYLEESKEDRYAGKEDLLVLLCEKQLSNYENDYLGINEYGNPMPLEEEKHYILVRALKAIANSLDAHTAYFSKEEALAMRIQLEKGMCGIGVVLREDIFGITIREIIPGGPAENSKKLSPGDVIQSVNGQSIEGISFKGVLEILRGSEGSSVTLGIMKEDGTLESVHLTRSKIKLSDKRVDISEEPFGNGVIGKVTLHSFYEGEGLISSENDLKKAISELKKHNLQGLILDIRENNGGFLSQAVKVAGLFMKNGVAVVSKYSDGSIKRYRTFSKTKFYDGPLVVLVSKGSASASEIVAQTLKDYGLAVIVGDHQTYGKGTIQHQTVTGNRDEESFFKVTIGKYYSPSGASTQLEGVKSDIVVPGRYGEEKIGEKFLENPLPADQCINVLEDDLSDLDTATKKWFRSYYLPDLQECEETWRAMIPVLKANSSSRLDSNKNFQAFLKSIRKEGAKDSYGLNDIQMEESVNILKDMILIRQNQKVIH from the coding sequence ATGACTCGATTCGTTCGCTTTTTCTTTACTTTTCTTTGGATTGTCCCAAATTTCTGTCTATCTCTTTCAACTTTCCTCACAGAAGAATCTGTAAAAAAAACAGCTGATCAATTAGCTCAATACCACGTTGATAATAAGGAAATCTCCTCATCCGTCCTGATTAGATCACTATCTTGCTATATGAGAACATTCGACATGAATAAAGTTTATCTAACAGAAAAGGAGTGGAAGTCTAATACGCAGTCTACAGACATAAAAAGGAATCTTGCTCTCAACTATAAAAACCATAATTTCTCAGCTTATTTGAAAATCAATGACACCATTAAAGAGTCTATATTTAGGGCTCGTAGTTGGCGGTATGAGTGGCAAAAAAATCCTGTCGATTTAGTCAACAGGGCAAAAGAAATTTCTTCCTTTGAAAAACATAATGAATTCTCCCCATCTATACAGACTCTAAAAGAAAGACATTTAAACTTCTTCCTCTCATATCTGTCAGCATATTTAGAAGAAAGCAAAGAAGATCGTTATGCGGGGAAAGAAGATCTGTTGGTCCTCTTATGTGAAAAACAATTATCCAATTACGAAAATGACTATCTCGGCATCAATGAATACGGGAACCCCATGCCCCTAGAGGAAGAAAAACATTACATACTAGTTCGAGCATTAAAGGCCATAGCCAACAGTTTAGATGCTCACACAGCTTATTTCAGTAAAGAAGAAGCTTTAGCCATGCGCATACAGTTGGAAAAAGGAATGTGCGGGATAGGAGTTGTTTTAAGAGAAGATATATTTGGAATTACGATAAGAGAAATAATTCCAGGAGGCCCAGCAGAAAATTCAAAAAAACTGTCCCCAGGAGACGTTATCCAAAGTGTAAATGGTCAATCCATCGAAGGGATCTCTTTTAAAGGCGTCCTTGAAATATTAAGAGGTAGCGAAGGATCTTCTGTAACACTGGGAATCATGAAGGAAGACGGAACACTAGAATCTGTTCATCTAACTCGCTCAAAGATAAAACTTTCAGATAAACGTGTGGATATTTCTGAAGAACCCTTCGGCAACGGTGTTATCGGGAAAGTCACTCTGCACTCATTCTATGAAGGCGAAGGGCTTATATCCAGCGAAAACGATTTAAAAAAAGCTATAAGCGAGTTGAAAAAACACAACTTACAAGGGCTGATTCTAGATATCAGAGAGAATAATGGCGGGTTTTTATCTCAGGCTGTGAAGGTTGCCGGATTATTTATGAAAAATGGTGTCGCTGTAGTTTCTAAGTACTCAGATGGCAGTATTAAGCGATACAGGACCTTCTCAAAAACAAAATTTTATGACGGCCCATTAGTTGTCTTGGTATCCAAAGGCTCTGCTTCTGCTTCAGAAATTGTCGCCCAAACTTTAAAAGATTACGGGCTAGCAGTTATCGTCGGCGACCACCAAACTTATGGGAAGGGCACAATCCAACATCAAACCGTCACTGGAAATAGAGATGAAGAATCCTTTTTTAAAGTAACCATAGGAAAATATTATTCTCCTTCAGGCGCTTCTACACAACTAGAGGGCGTCAAATCTGATATTGTAGTCCCTGGTCGTTATGGAGAAGAAAAAATCGGAGAAAAATTTCTAGAAAATCCCTTACCAGCCGATCAATGTATTAACGTATTGGAAGATGATTTATCAGATTTAGACACTGCCACTAAAAAATGGTTTCGCTCCTACTATCTCCCTGACCTACAGGAATGCGAAGAGACTTGGAGAGCTATGATTCCTGTTTTAAAGGCAAACAGCTCGAGTAGATTAGATTCTAATAAAAACTTCCAAGCATTTCTTAAAAGCATCCGAAAAGAAGGAGCCAAAGACTCTTACGGACTTAACGACATTCAAATGGAAGAATCCGTAAATATTCTAAAAGACATGATTCTGATCAGACAAAATCAAAAAGTTATCCATTAA
- a CDS encoding small cysteine-rich outer membrane protein — MKKVILFSALVASVFGLSSCCRIIDCCFEDPCMSCNPCEEKKERNGGPCNLLPSCSKPSCSKGCESKEKPSPKGCNNSNKCHAQ; from the coding sequence ATGAAAAAAGTTATTTTATTTTCAGCGCTCGTAGCTAGTGTTTTTGGCCTGAGCAGCTGCTGCAGAATTATCGATTGTTGTTTTGAAGATCCTTGCATGTCTTGCAATCCTTGCGAAGAGAAGAAAGAGCGAAATGGCGGACCATGCAATCTTTTGCCATCTTGCAGTAAGCCTTCTTGCTCTAAGGGATGTGAAAGCAAAGAGAAGCCTTCTCCTAAAGGTTGCAACAACAGCAACAAATGTCACGCTCAATAA